One window of Bacillus sp. SM2101 genomic DNA carries:
- a CDS encoding beta-propeller fold lactonase family protein codes for MTLAYVTNFGSDNVSVIDTKTHSVIATVMVGNDPLDIIITPDGKVAYVTNNDSLNMSVIDTNAHSVIATVSIGTFPGAVAITPDGKLIYVINDDSNVLAISATTHSVIATIPVVLQPIALAFTPNAKLAYVTNFGFSGSSISVIDTKTHSVMATVIVPPSEIKGPSPFLAITPNGKLAYHMNSSSPDSFISVIDTKTHSIIATITVGSLSSDIAFTSDGKLAYVTNSGEATISVIDVKTHSLVAKIQSGNSPRFVTFSPDGKLAYISHIEIVSVIDVKTHSVIDTIQVGNFPRSASFTADGKLAYVANLGSATISVIDVKTHSVIDTIQVGSTPRSIAFTSN; via the coding sequence GTGACATTAGCCTACGTAACAAATTTCGGATCAGATAATGTATCAGTTATCGATACTAAAACGCATTCTGTCATTGCTACTGTAATGGTTGGTAATGATCCGCTTGATATAATTATTACTCCTGATGGAAAAGTAGCTTATGTTACAAATAATGATTCTCTCAACATGTCAGTTATTGATACCAATGCACACTCCGTTATTGCTACTGTGTCTATTGGAACATTTCCAGGTGCTGTAGCTATTACTCCTGATGGAAAACTGATTTACGTTATAAATGATGATTCAAACGTGTTGGCTATAAGTGCCACAACACATTCTGTTATTGCAACAATTCCAGTTGTTTTACAGCCCATAGCTCTAGCTTTCACCCCCAATGCGAAATTAGCTTATGTCACAAACTTTGGATTCTCGGGAAGTTCTATTTCTGTTATTGATACTAAAACGCATTCTGTCATGGCTACAGTGATTGTCCCACCATCAGAAATAAAAGGCCCTTCACCCTTTTTAGCTATAACACCTAATGGAAAATTAGCTTATCATATGAATTCTTCTTCTCCAGACAGTTTTATAAGTGTCATAGATACTAAAACACACTCTATTATCGCTACAATAACTGTTGGAAGCCTTTCATCTGATATCGCTTTCACATCTGACGGAAAATTAGCGTATGTTACCAACTCCGGAGAGGCTACTATTTCTGTTATTGATGTAAAGACTCATTCTTTAGTAGCTAAAATTCAAAGTGGTAATTCCCCTAGATTCGTTACCTTCTCACCAGATGGTAAACTAGCTTATATTTCACATATTGAAATTGTTTCCGTAATTGATGTAAAAACTCATTCTGTTATTGATACCATTCAAGTTGGTAATTTTCCTCGATCAGCCTCTTTTACTGCTGATGGAAAATTGGCGTATGTTGCAAATCTAGGTAGTGCTACTATTTCTGTTATTGATGTAAAGACTCATTCTGTTATTGATACTATTCAGGTTGGTAGCACTCCTAGAAGTATTGCCTTCACTTCTAACTAA